One genomic segment of Rhizobium gallicum bv. gallicum R602sp includes these proteins:
- a CDS encoding D-alanine--D-alanine ligase: MSRKHVAVLMGGFSSERPVSLSSGTACADALEGEGFQVARIDVDRDISAKLAALRPDVAFNALHGPFGEDGTIQGILEYLEIPYTHSGVLASALAMDKGKAKGVAAAAGVPVAQSEVINRFAFPAEHPMKPPYVVKPVREGSSFGVVIVQEDQAHPPQIISSPEWRYGEEVIVERYVYGRELTCGVMGDKALGVTEVVPQGHNFYDYDAKYAAGGSKHVIPAKISPNIYQKIQTLALRAHQAIGCRGVSRSDFRYDDRFSEDGEVIWLEVNTQPGMTPTSLVPEMAGHAGYSFGEFLRWMVEDASCSR; encoded by the coding sequence ATGAGTCGCAAGCATGTCGCTGTCCTGATGGGCGGATTTTCCTCGGAGCGGCCGGTGAGCCTGTCTTCGGGAACGGCTTGCGCGGATGCTCTCGAGGGCGAGGGCTTCCAGGTTGCGCGGATCGATGTCGATCGGGATATTTCCGCAAAACTGGCGGCGCTTCGTCCCGATGTCGCCTTCAATGCGCTGCATGGCCCCTTCGGCGAGGATGGCACCATCCAGGGCATCCTCGAATATCTCGAAATTCCCTACACGCATTCCGGCGTTCTTGCCTCTGCCCTTGCGATGGACAAGGGCAAGGCCAAGGGGGTTGCAGCGGCGGCCGGCGTCCCTGTGGCGCAATCGGAAGTCATCAATCGCTTCGCCTTTCCGGCCGAACATCCAATGAAGCCGCCCTATGTCGTGAAGCCGGTCCGGGAGGGCTCCAGCTTCGGTGTCGTCATCGTTCAGGAGGATCAGGCCCATCCGCCGCAGATCATCAGTTCGCCGGAGTGGCGCTATGGCGAGGAGGTCATCGTCGAGCGGTATGTCTATGGCCGCGAACTGACATGCGGTGTCATGGGCGACAAGGCTCTCGGTGTGACCGAAGTGGTGCCGCAGGGTCACAACTTCTATGACTATGATGCCAAGTATGCTGCGGGCGGCTCAAAACACGTCATCCCGGCGAAAATTTCACCGAATATTTACCAAAAAATACAAACATTGGCGTTAAGGGCGCATCAAGCAATTGGTTGTCGTGGGGTCAGTCGGTCCGACTTCCGTTACGACGACCGGTTCTCCGAAGATGGTGAAGTTATCTGGCTGGAAGTAAACACCCAGCCGGGCATGACGCCAACCTCCCTTGTGCCCGAAATGGCCGGTCATGCCGGTTATTCCTTTGG
- a CDS encoding MFS transporter, producing MSDAISPVSPTSASSNSAQVNSPARVLIASLVGTTIEFFDFYVYATAAVLVFPTLFFPNNDPTTALLASFATFSIAFFARPLGAVVFGHFGDRIGRKTTLVAALLTMGISTVIIGLLPSYGSIGVVAPLLLALCRFGQGFGLGGEWGGAVLLATENAPEGKRSWYGMFPQLGAPVGLFLSSGVFWLLLQVISQDALLSWGWRVPFIASIVLIVIGLWVRLSITETPAFQKAIDKHERVAVPVAELFRKHKRSLFLGTFVALATFVLFYIGSAYLLSYNVKVLKIPFLDALEIQIVGSVAFGIFIPAAGRLAERFGRREVLILTTVVIGIFSFFLPGLMAGGEGGIVVFAIVAMALMGMTYGLIGTALAAPFPTAVRYTGSSITFNLAGIFGASLAPYIATWLQTNYGMLYVGYYLGLAAVITLISILASGRDEV from the coding sequence ATGTCTGACGCGATATCTCCCGTATCGCCGACCTCCGCTTCATCGAACAGTGCGCAAGTCAATTCGCCAGCGCGCGTTCTGATCGCGAGCCTTGTCGGCACCACGATCGAATTCTTTGATTTTTATGTCTATGCGACGGCAGCCGTCCTGGTCTTCCCGACGCTGTTCTTCCCGAACAACGATCCGACCACCGCCCTTCTCGCTTCCTTTGCCACCTTCTCGATCGCCTTCTTCGCCCGTCCACTCGGCGCCGTTGTCTTCGGTCATTTCGGCGACAGGATCGGTCGCAAGACGACGCTGGTCGCCGCCCTGCTGACCATGGGTATTTCTACGGTCATTATCGGCCTGCTGCCCTCCTACGGATCGATCGGCGTCGTGGCGCCGCTGCTGCTTGCATTGTGCCGGTTCGGCCAGGGCTTCGGCCTCGGCGGCGAATGGGGTGGCGCTGTGCTCCTCGCAACCGAGAATGCGCCGGAAGGCAAGCGCAGCTGGTACGGCATGTTCCCGCAGCTCGGCGCACCCGTCGGCCTTTTCCTCTCCTCCGGCGTCTTCTGGCTGCTGCTGCAGGTCATCTCGCAGGACGCGCTTTTGAGCTGGGGCTGGCGCGTTCCATTCATCGCCTCGATCGTCCTGATCGTCATCGGCCTGTGGGTTCGTCTTTCGATCACTGAAACACCGGCCTTCCAGAAGGCAATTGACAAGCATGAGCGTGTCGCCGTGCCGGTTGCGGAACTGTTCCGCAAGCACAAGCGCAGCTTGTTCCTCGGCACCTTCGTGGCGCTCGCGACCTTCGTGCTCTTCTACATCGGCTCGGCCTATCTGCTCTCCTACAACGTCAAGGTTCTGAAAATTCCCTTCCTGGACGCGCTGGAAATCCAGATTGTCGGCTCGGTCGCCTTCGGCATCTTCATCCCCGCCGCCGGCAGGCTCGCTGAAAGATTCGGACGGCGCGAAGTGCTGATCCTTACCACCGTCGTGATCGGCATCTTCTCGTTCTTCCTGCCCGGCCTGATGGCCGGCGGCGAAGGCGGCATCGTCGTCTTCGCGATTGTCGCCATGGCACTCATGGGCATGACATATGGCCTGATCGGTACGGCGCTGGCGGCCCCCTTCCCGACCGCAGTGCGCTACACCGGCTCGTCGATCACCTTCAATCTTGCCGGCATCTTCGGCGCCTCGCTGGCTCCCTATATCGCCACTTGGCTGCAGACGAACTACGGCATGCTTTATGTTGGCTACTATCTCGGCCTTGCTGCCGTGATCACGCTGATCTCAATCCTGGCATCCGGCCGCGACGAAGTCTGA
- the murB gene encoding UDP-N-acetylmuramate dehydrogenase, translating to MKQVNGEKLLESLGEGVKDIRGRITPDAPMDRVTWFHAGGLAELMFQPHDEADLIAFLKILPEEVPLTVVGVGSNILVRDGGIPGVVLRLSAKGFGSVELAGDNRILAGAICPDKHVAAMAMDNGIGGLHFFYGIPGSIGGAARMNAGANGSETRDRLVEVNAIDRKGNKVVLSNADMGYSYRHSTASPDLIFTSVLFEGYPEDRAKIRADMDAVRNHRETVQPIREKTGGSTFKNPEGHSAWKLIDEAGCRGLVIGGAQMSSLHCNFMINMGQATGYDLEYLGEQVRREVFENSGVKLEWEIKRLGVFMPGREVRPFQGVTSE from the coding sequence ATGAAACAGGTGAATGGGGAAAAGCTTCTCGAGTCTCTCGGAGAAGGTGTGAAGGATATCCGGGGCCGTATCACGCCGGATGCCCCCATGGACCGTGTTACCTGGTTCCATGCTGGCGGTCTTGCCGAGCTGATGTTCCAGCCGCACGACGAGGCGGACCTTATCGCATTCCTGAAAATCCTGCCGGAAGAGGTGCCGCTGACGGTCGTGGGCGTCGGTTCGAACATTCTCGTGCGCGATGGCGGCATTCCGGGCGTCGTCTTGCGGCTTTCTGCCAAGGGCTTCGGTTCGGTCGAGCTTGCAGGTGACAACCGCATTCTCGCCGGTGCAATCTGCCCAGACAAGCATGTGGCCGCAATGGCGATGGACAACGGCATCGGCGGTCTCCATTTCTTCTATGGCATCCCGGGCAGCATTGGCGGCGCGGCGCGCATGAACGCCGGCGCCAATGGCAGCGAAACCCGCGATCGCTTGGTCGAGGTCAATGCCATCGACCGCAAGGGCAACAAGGTCGTCCTGTCGAATGCAGACATGGGATATTCCTACCGTCATTCCACGGCCTCACCTGATCTCATCTTCACCTCCGTGCTTTTCGAGGGCTATCCGGAGGACCGGGCGAAGATCCGCGCCGACATGGATGCGGTACGCAATCACCGCGAGACGGTGCAGCCGATCCGCGAGAAGACCGGTGGTTCGACCTTCAAGAATCCCGAAGGTCATTCGGCCTGGAAGCTGATCGACGAAGCGGGCTGCCGGGGTCTCGTCATCGGCGGCGCGCAGATGTCGTCGCTTCATTGCAATTTCATGATCAATATGGGGCAGGCGACGGGCTACGATCTCGAATATCTCGGCGAGCAGGTTCGCCGTGAAGTCTTCGAAAATTCCGGCGTCAAGCTCGAATGGGAAATCAAGCGTCTCGGCGTCTTCATGCCGGGCCGCGAGGTGCGCCCGTTCCAGGGTGTGACCAGCGAATAG
- the murC gene encoding UDP-N-acetylmuramate--L-alanine ligase yields MKMPKAIGLVHFIGIGGIGMSGIAEVLHNLGHRVQGSDQADSANVQRLRDKGIEVFVGHKAENLGDAEVVVVSTAIKKDNPELTAAREKLLPVVRRAEMLAELMRFRNAIAIGGTHGKTTTTSLVATLLEAGGLDPTVINGGIINAYGTNARMGEGEWMVVEADESDGTFLKLPADVAVVTNIDPEHLDHYGNFDAVRAAFRQFVENVPFYGFGVMCLDHPEVQALVGRIEDRKVITYGENPQADVRFMNVRIDGTRSIFDVEIRRRRTGQVIRLDNLVMPMPGRHNISNATAAIAVANRLGISSADIAKGLASFGGVKRRFTLTGEWNGVQIFDDYGHHPVEIKAVLKAAREACKGRVITVHQPHRYTRLSSLFEEFAACFNDADSIFLAPVYAAGEDPIEGVDSEALVSRIKAGGHRDARFLPHQELLPEMVAEIAKPGDFVVLLGAGNITYWAVALPKQLEGLSGKSA; encoded by the coding sequence ATGAAAATGCCGAAGGCGATCGGCCTCGTCCATTTCATCGGCATCGGCGGGATCGGCATGAGCGGTATCGCCGAGGTGCTGCATAATCTCGGCCACCGCGTGCAGGGATCGGACCAGGCCGACAGCGCCAACGTGCAGCGCCTGCGTGACAAGGGCATCGAAGTCTTCGTCGGCCACAAGGCGGAAAACCTGGGTGATGCTGAAGTTGTGGTGGTCTCGACCGCCATCAAGAAGGACAATCCGGAGCTTACCGCCGCGCGCGAGAAGCTGCTGCCGGTCGTGCGCCGCGCCGAAATGCTCGCCGAATTGATGCGCTTCCGCAATGCAATCGCCATCGGTGGCACGCATGGAAAAACGACGACGACATCGCTGGTCGCCACGCTGCTCGAAGCAGGCGGGCTTGATCCGACCGTCATCAACGGCGGCATCATCAATGCCTACGGCACGAATGCACGCATGGGCGAGGGCGAGTGGATGGTGGTCGAGGCCGACGAGTCGGACGGCACATTTCTGAAGCTGCCCGCTGACGTCGCGGTGGTGACCAACATCGATCCCGAACATCTCGACCACTACGGCAATTTCGACGCCGTGCGCGCCGCCTTCCGGCAGTTTGTCGAGAACGTGCCCTTCTACGGCTTCGGCGTCATGTGCCTCGATCATCCGGAGGTCCAAGCTCTCGTCGGCCGCATCGAAGACCGTAAGGTCATTACCTATGGTGAAAATCCGCAGGCCGACGTGCGCTTCATGAATGTGCGCATCGACGGGACACGGTCGATCTTCGACGTCGAAATCCGCCGCCGCCGCACGGGACAGGTCATCAGGCTCGACAATCTCGTGATGCCGATGCCCGGCCGACATAACATTTCGAATGCGACGGCAGCAATTGCGGTCGCCAACCGCCTCGGCATTTCGAGCGCCGACATCGCAAAGGGCCTCGCCTCCTTCGGCGGCGTCAAGCGCCGCTTTACGTTGACCGGTGAATGGAACGGCGTGCAGATCTTTGATGACTACGGCCATCATCCGGTCGAGATCAAGGCCGTGCTGAAGGCCGCGCGCGAAGCCTGCAAGGGCCGCGTCATCACCGTTCATCAGCCGCATCGCTACACGCGCCTTTCCAGCCTGTTCGAAGAGTTTGCCGCCTGTTTCAACGATGCCGACAGTATTTTCCTTGCTCCGGTCTATGCCGCGGGCGAAGATCCGATCGAAGGCGTGGATTCCGAGGCACTCGTTTCCCGCATCAAAGCGGGTGGCCATCGCGACGCGCGCTTCCTCCCTCACCAGGAGCTTTTGCCTGAAATGGTCGCGGAGATTGCAAAGCCCGGCGATTTTGTGGTTCTCTTAGGAGCTGGGAATATCACTTACTGGGCAGTCGCGCTGCCCAAGCAACTGGAAGGTCTTTCGGGAAAGTCTGCATGA
- the murG gene encoding undecaprenyldiphospho-muramoylpentapeptide beta-N-acetylglucosaminyltransferase — protein sequence MSKGIILLAAGGTGGHVFPAEALAYELKARGYSVHLVTDSRAERFAGKFPADEIHVVPSATIGSKNPFAVGRSLWTLWTGMRAAKKLIQRLKPAVVVGFGGYPTVPPLLAATRLGVPSMIHEQNAVMGRANKALAQRVQAIAGGFLPENGGAYSEKTVTTGNPVRPAIIEAAKVPYKPSHAGEPFNLVVFGGSQGAQYFSKAMPTAISLLDDELRARLRITQQVRPEDMEMVSGCVARLEMGADIAPFFTDMAQRLANAHLVICRSGASTVSEISVIGRPAVLVPYPHALDHDQAANAAALAATGGAKVIAQSELSSEKIASILTHVMNDPEKLARMAAAAKQAGKPDAANLLAGMVEAIAAGRTIAQFKGTQS from the coding sequence ATGAGCAAAGGTATCATCCTGCTCGCCGCCGGGGGCACCGGCGGCCACGTGTTTCCAGCAGAGGCCTTGGCATACGAGCTGAAGGCGCGCGGTTATTCCGTGCACCTCGTGACGGACAGCCGTGCCGAGCGCTTTGCCGGCAAATTCCCCGCGGATGAAATCCATGTCGTGCCGTCGGCGACGATCGGCTCGAAGAACCCGTTCGCAGTCGGGCGTTCGCTGTGGACGCTGTGGACCGGAATGCGTGCTGCCAAGAAACTGATCCAGCGGCTGAAGCCTGCGGTCGTCGTTGGTTTCGGCGGCTATCCGACCGTGCCGCCGCTGCTTGCCGCCACGCGCCTCGGCGTGCCGTCGATGATCCACGAACAGAACGCCGTGATGGGCCGCGCCAACAAGGCGCTGGCCCAACGCGTGCAGGCGATCGCCGGCGGTTTCCTGCCGGAGAACGGCGGCGCTTATTCCGAGAAGACCGTGACGACCGGCAATCCGGTGCGTCCGGCAATCATCGAAGCGGCGAAGGTGCCGTACAAGCCTTCCCATGCCGGAGAGCCCTTCAATCTCGTTGTCTTCGGCGGCAGCCAGGGGGCGCAATATTTCTCCAAGGCGATGCCGACAGCGATCAGCCTGCTTGACGATGAGTTGCGTGCGCGGTTGCGCATCACCCAGCAGGTGCGCCCCGAAGACATGGAAATGGTGAGCGGCTGTGTGGCCAGGCTTGAGATGGGGGCGGATATCGCGCCGTTCTTCACCGATATGGCGCAGCGCCTTGCAAATGCGCATCTGGTGATCTGCCGCTCGGGCGCCTCGACGGTTTCGGAAATTTCGGTCATTGGCCGTCCGGCCGTGCTTGTTCCTTATCCGCATGCACTTGATCACGATCAGGCGGCGAACGCCGCAGCCCTTGCCGCGACCGGTGGCGCGAAGGTCATCGCACAATCGGAGCTCTCGTCGGAGAAGATCGCTTCGATCCTTACTCATGTAATGAACGACCCGGAAAAGCTCGCCCGAATGGCGGCAGCCGCAAAGCAGGCCGGGAAACCGGACGCTGCGAACTTGCTTGCCGGCATGGTTGAGGCTATTGCCGCCGGACGTACAATTGCACAGTTCAAGGGGACACAGTCATGA
- the ftsW gene encoding putative lipid II flippase FtsW has protein sequence MVSRAERGPLADWFWTIDRFFLAMFIFLMGVGFMLSFAASPAVAERIGLEPFHFVKRHAAFMIPSIAVMIGLSFLTPRQVRRTAILLLVISLAMMVLALFFGIEVKGSRRWVTLAGISVQPSEFMKPAFVVVCAWLFAEHARQPEIPGNLFAIILFGMVAALLVAQPDLGQTILTTAVWGGMFFMAGMPWIWIILLGAGGAGGLLSAYYVFPHVAGRIDKFMTGEGDTFQIDTAREAIIRGDWFGKGPGEGIVKRIIPDAHTDFIFSVAAEEFGIIFCIALVLLFTVLVLRGLSHAYKEKNDFNRFAVAGLVLQMGIQSIINIGVNLELLPAKGMTLPLISYGGSSMVAICVTAGFILALTRHRPEKRAQERSLFRVPHGMPAE, from the coding sequence ATGGTGAGCCGTGCGGAACGTGGGCCTTTGGCCGATTGGTTTTGGACCATCGACCGCTTTTTTCTGGCGATGTTCATCTTCCTGATGGGCGTCGGCTTCATGCTCTCCTTTGCGGCCTCGCCCGCGGTTGCCGAGCGCATCGGGCTCGAGCCGTTCCATTTTGTGAAACGCCACGCGGCTTTCATGATCCCCTCGATCGCCGTCATGATCGGGCTTTCCTTTCTGACGCCGCGGCAGGTGCGACGGACCGCCATCCTACTGCTTGTCATCTCGCTCGCCATGATGGTCCTGGCACTTTTCTTCGGCATCGAGGTCAAAGGCTCCCGACGCTGGGTGACGCTTGCCGGCATCTCGGTCCAGCCGTCGGAATTCATGAAGCCCGCCTTCGTCGTCGTCTGTGCTTGGCTTTTTGCAGAGCATGCACGGCAGCCGGAAATCCCGGGCAACCTCTTTGCGATCATCCTCTTCGGGATGGTCGCGGCTCTGCTGGTCGCCCAACCTGACCTTGGCCAGACGATCCTGACGACGGCCGTGTGGGGTGGCATGTTCTTCATGGCGGGCATGCCCTGGATATGGATCATCCTGCTCGGCGCCGGCGGTGCTGGCGGGCTGCTCAGCGCCTACTACGTCTTCCCGCACGTGGCGGGGCGAATAGACAAATTCATGACCGGCGAGGGCGACACGTTCCAGATCGACACTGCGCGCGAGGCCATCATCCGCGGCGACTGGTTTGGCAAAGGACCGGGCGAAGGCATCGTCAAGCGCATCATCCCCGACGCGCACACCGACTTCATCTTCTCGGTCGCCGCCGAGGAATTCGGCATCATCTTCTGCATCGCGCTCGTTCTGCTCTTCACGGTCCTTGTTTTGAGGGGGCTATCGCACGCATATAAAGAAAAGAACGACTTCAACCGGTTTGCCGTCGCGGGGCTCGTGCTCCAGATGGGCATCCAGTCGATCATCAATATCGGCGTCAATCTCGAGCTGCTTCCGGCAAAAGGCATGACGCTGCCGCTTATTTCCTACGGCGGCTCGTCCATGGTCGCGATCTGCGTGACCGCCGGTTTTATTCTCGCGCTGACGCGCCATCGCCCGGAAAAGCGTGCACAGGAGCGGAGTCTCTTCCGCGTGCCGCACGGAATGCCGGCGGAGTAA
- the murD gene encoding UDP-N-acetylmuramoyl-L-alanine--D-glutamate ligase: MIPVTTFAGKKVALFGLGGSGFATARALILGGAHVTAWDDNPDSVIKAAAEGIHTADLRIIDWSVQSLFVLSPGVPLTHPKPHWTVDLARAAGVDIVGDVELFVRERRAHAPDCPFIAITGTNGKSTTTALIAHILKSSGRDTQLGGNIGTAVLTLDPPKAGRYYVVECSSYQIDLAPTLNPSAGILLNLTPDHLDRHGTIQHYAGIKERLVAGSGTAIVGVDDSHCEMIADRVERAGTKVVRISRRHPLADGIYAEGTKLMQASSAAALPLADLDGIQTLRGGHNAQNAAAAVAACLAVGVSAEEIRTGLASFPGLKHRMQPIGTRGKVVFVNDSKATNADAAAPALSSYDRIYWIAGGLPKAGGITTLAPFFPRIAKAYLIGEAAAEFAATLGEAVPYEISGRLDRAVAHAAADAEKDDTGPSAVMLSPACASFDQYKNFEVRGDAFVSHVAALDGVTMLVDSATGDK, translated from the coding sequence ATGATTCCTGTCACGACGTTTGCAGGAAAGAAGGTCGCGCTATTCGGGCTTGGCGGGTCCGGATTTGCAACGGCCCGCGCGCTTATTCTGGGCGGCGCCCATGTCACGGCCTGGGACGATAATCCGGACAGTGTCATCAAGGCGGCCGCCGAGGGTATCCATACCGCGGACCTGCGAATCATCGATTGGAGCGTTCAGTCGCTCTTCGTTCTGTCGCCGGGTGTGCCGCTCACGCATCCGAAACCGCATTGGACTGTCGATCTCGCCCGCGCCGCCGGTGTCGATATCGTTGGCGATGTCGAACTCTTCGTGCGCGAGCGCCGGGCGCATGCGCCCGATTGCCCGTTCATCGCCATCACAGGCACGAACGGCAAGTCGACGACGACCGCGCTGATTGCTCATATCCTGAAATCCAGCGGCCGCGACACGCAGCTTGGCGGCAACATCGGAACGGCCGTGCTGACGCTCGATCCGCCGAAGGCCGGACGCTACTATGTCGTCGAGTGCTCCTCCTACCAGATCGATCTGGCGCCGACGCTCAATCCCTCGGCAGGTATCCTGCTCAACCTGACGCCTGATCATCTCGATCGTCACGGCACGATACAGCACTATGCCGGCATCAAGGAGCGTTTGGTTGCCGGCAGCGGCACCGCTATCGTTGGCGTCGATGACAGTCATTGCGAAATGATCGCTGATCGCGTCGAGCGGGCAGGAACGAAGGTGGTCCGCATATCGCGCCGCCATCCGCTGGCCGATGGAATCTATGCCGAGGGTACGAAGCTCATGCAGGCTTCTTCGGCTGCGGCTCTGCCGCTTGCCGATCTCGACGGCATCCAGACGCTACGCGGCGGCCACAATGCTCAGAATGCCGCTGCAGCGGTCGCCGCCTGCCTTGCCGTCGGCGTTTCGGCCGAAGAAATTCGCACCGGGCTTGCCTCCTTCCCCGGCCTCAAACATCGGATGCAGCCGATCGGGACACGCGGCAAAGTCGTCTTTGTCAACGATTCGAAAGCGACTAACGCAGACGCCGCAGCGCCCGCGCTTTCCAGCTACGATCGCATCTACTGGATCGCCGGTGGTCTGCCGAAGGCGGGAGGTATCACGACGCTTGCCCCGTTCTTCCCGCGCATCGCCAAGGCCTATTTGATCGGCGAAGCGGCGGCAGAATTTGCCGCGACGCTCGGCGAGGCGGTGCCCTACGAGATTTCGGGGAGGCTGGATCGCGCGGTTGCCCATGCCGCAGCCGATGCGGAAAAAGATGACACTGGTCCATCCGCGGTGATGTTATCCCCGGCTTGCGCAAGCTTCGACCAGTACAAGAACTTCGAAGTCAGGGGCGATGCATTTGTCAGCCATGTGGCAGCGCTCGACGGAGTGACCATGCTGGTCGATTCGGCAACAGGAGATAAATGA
- the mraY gene encoding phospho-N-acetylmuramoyl-pentapeptide-transferase produces MLIWLVELSDQLKFLNLFRYITFRTGASLFTSALIVFLFGPMIINSLRIRQGKGQPIRADGPQTHFKKAGTPTMGGLMILAGIVGASLLWADLSNVYVVATLLVTLGFGAIGFYDDYLKVTKQSDKGFSGKARLGIEFVIAGIAVYFMMRTALASGTAGSTFGSSVAFPFFKDFLINLGIVFVAFGGFVIVSAGNAVNLTDGLDGLAIVPVMIAAASFGIIAYLAGNAVFANYLQINFVPGTGELAVVLGAVIGAGLGFLWFNAPPAAIFMGDTGSLALGGTIGTVAVATKHEIVMAIIGGLFVAETLSVIIQVGFFKMTGRRVFLMAPIHHHFEKKGWTESQVVIRFWIIAVGLAMLGLSTLKLR; encoded by the coding sequence ATGCTGATTTGGCTAGTCGAACTGTCGGACCAACTGAAATTTCTGAACTTGTTCAGATACATTACCTTCCGTACAGGCGCCTCTCTCTTCACGTCCGCACTGATCGTCTTCCTCTTCGGGCCGATGATCATCAACTCGCTCCGAATCCGCCAGGGAAAGGGCCAGCCGATCCGCGCCGACGGGCCGCAGACGCATTTCAAGAAGGCCGGCACGCCGACCATGGGCGGGCTGATGATCCTCGCGGGCATCGTCGGCGCCTCGCTTCTGTGGGCCGACCTTTCCAACGTCTATGTTGTCGCGACGCTGCTCGTCACCCTCGGCTTCGGCGCGATCGGCTTTTACGACGACTATCTCAAGGTCACGAAGCAGAGTGATAAGGGGTTCTCGGGCAAGGCGCGTCTCGGCATAGAGTTTGTGATTGCCGGCATCGCCGTCTATTTCATGATGCGCACCGCGCTTGCCTCCGGTACCGCAGGCTCGACCTTCGGCTCCTCGGTCGCATTCCCGTTCTTCAAGGATTTCCTGATCAATCTCGGCATCGTGTTCGTGGCCTTCGGTGGCTTCGTCATCGTTTCGGCGGGCAACGCCGTCAACCTGACGGACGGTCTCGATGGTCTGGCGATCGTTCCGGTGATGATCGCTGCCGCATCCTTCGGTATCATTGCCTATCTTGCCGGTAACGCAGTCTTTGCGAACTACCTGCAGATCAACTTCGTGCCCGGCACGGGCGAACTTGCCGTGGTGCTCGGCGCAGTCATCGGTGCAGGCCTCGGCTTCCTCTGGTTCAACGCGCCGCCCGCCGCAATCTTCATGGGCGATACGGGTTCGTTGGCGCTCGGCGGCACCATCGGCACCGTTGCGGTCGCGACCAAGCACGAGATCGTCATGGCAATCATCGGCGGTCTCTTCGTTGCAGAAACGCTCTCGGTCATCATCCAGGTCGGCTTCTTCAAGATGACCGGGCGCCGCGTCTTCTTGATGGCGCCGATCCATCACCATTTCGAGAAGAAGGGCTGGACCGAAAGCCAAGTGGTGATCCGCTTCTGGATCATCGCCGTCGGCCTTGCGATGCTTGGGCTTTCGACCCTCAAGCTGCGGTGA